A genome region from Arachis duranensis cultivar V14167 chromosome 6, aradu.V14167.gnm2.J7QH, whole genome shotgun sequence includes the following:
- the LOC107493514 gene encoding uncharacterized protein LOC107493514 yields MEEEGKVNDDEDKGNERVSLNEQMGLRGDEKLRMVKDLKNNYRLNMLGLVETKRQLVTRFDVLKIWDNGCAGREYVGSDVASGGLLLMWDEGFFKMRNCYKGDRRLNVEGDLSENSINCTFFLVYGAHARDEKLVLWEKLGVFAAPYLTRSVAAAMCEDNGCGYVERDGVEETMLWVLSMTKKTILWPVGAVSTLQACSQEFKDWINDIGLVDLPITDRKFTWFRGRSCSRIDRVLVSLKWLESFAETRLRGGPRGLSDHCPIIVEDKRIRDGPRPFRCLDLWFTHEGFLRMVKEEWRGLGAIQFTDKLKALTGPLGRWHRDNFGDMDKKITKFEEEIKKIDDMVGNGTYD; encoded by the exons ATGGAGGAAGAAGGGAAGGTCAATGATGATGAGGACAAGGGAAACGAGCGTGTAAGCTTGAATGAGCAAAT GGGGTTAAGGGGTGACGAAAAGCTGAGAATGGTTAAAGATCTTAAGAATAATTATAGATTGAATATGTTAGGATTGGTAGAGACTAAGAGACAGCTAGTGACTAGATTtgatgttttaaaaatttgggaTAACGGTTGTGCGGGGCGGGAGTATGTAGGATCCGACGTTGCTTCTGGTGGGTTGTTGTTAATGTGGGATGAGGGtttttttaaaatgagaaattgCTATAAAGGTGATAGACGATTGAATGTTGAAGGTGATCTGTCAGAAAATTCTATTAACTGTACTTTCTTCTTGGTTTATGGTGCACATGCTAGAGATGAGAAACTTGTTTTGTGGGAGAAGCTAGGGGTgttcgcg GCTCCATATCTGACTCGGTCGGTGGCGGCTGCTATGTGCGAAGATAATGGCTGTGGGTACGTCGAGAGAGACGGCGTGGAGGAGACGATGTTGTGGGTGCTGTCAATGACGAAGAAAACGATACTGTGGCCTGTGGGTGCCGTTTCGACTCTACAAGCGTGTT CGCAAGAGTTTAAGGATTGGATAAATGACATAGGATTGGTGGACTTGCCGATTACTGACCGAAAGTTTACATGGTTTCGAGGACGTTCTTGTAGCCGCATCGATAGAGTCCTGGTTAGCCTAAAATGGCTTGAGTCATTTGCAGAAACCCGCTTAAGAGGTGGACCAAGGGGTTTGTCAGATCATTGCCCTATTATAGTGGAAGATAAGAGGATAAGGGATGGACCGAGACCTTTTCGTTGCCTTGATTTGTGGTTTACACATGAAGGGTTTCTAAGGATGGTTAAGGAGGAATGGAGAGGGTTGGGAGCTATACAATTCACTGATAAATTGAAGGCTTTGACAGGTCCCTTGGGAAGATGGCACAGAGACAACTTTGGTGACATGGACAAAAAAATCACAAAGTTTGAAGAAGAGATTAAGAAAATTGATGACATGGTTGGTAATGGGACATATGACTGA
- the LOC107493513 gene encoding uncharacterized protein LOC107493513, which produces MRKMKAAIIKLDFQKAYDKVKWKFVDLVLQKMSFGQRWRAWVMECVSSCSMSVLINGSPSKPFKMERGLRQGDPLSPFLFVLVVDVLHRMLEEAVRNGRLSPLLVGRDHIELSHLYVLGCKLVSLPVKYLGISLGANPRLVKTWKLIIDKVEEKLSLWKAKALNKAGGPWKDICQLQFKNQEVRQKMITGLAVEVVMGDVLGSGRMSGLLMGVAGGNGSGGYIKLQLY; this is translated from the exons ATGAGGAAGATGAAAGCGGCAATAATAAAGTTAGACTTCCAGAAAGCATATGACAAAGTAAAGTGGAAGTTCGTAGACCTCGTGTTGCAGAAAATGAGTTTTGGACAGAGATGGAGGGCGTGGGTTATGGAGTGTGTGAGTTCGTGCTCTATGTCAGTACTGATAAACGGCTCACCTTCTAAGCCGTTCAAGATGGAAAGGGGCCTGCGACAAGGTGACCCTTTGTCTCCGTTCTTATTCGTACTTGTTGTTGATGTCTTACATAGAATGCTGGAAGAAGCAGTTAGGAATGGTCGCTTATCCCCATTGTTGGTTGGAAGAGATCATATTGAGTTGTCGCATCTATA TGTGTTAGGCTGCAAGCTGGTCTCCCTTCCAGTTAAATATCTGGGCATCTCATTAGGCGCAAACCCAAGGTTGGTCAAGACATGGAAGCTAATTATAGACAAAGTGGAAGAGAAGCTTAGCCTCTGGAAAGCCAAGGCGCTCAATAAAGCCG GGGGTCCGTGGAAGGATATTTGTCAACTACagttcaagaatcaagaagtTAGGCAGAAGATGATTACTGGATTGGCTGTGGAGGTGGTGATGGGAGATGTACTCGGTTCTGGGAGAATGTCTGGCTTACTGATGG gtGTTGCAGGTGGAAATGGCTCTGGGGGATATATCAAGTTACAGCTTTACTAG